The nucleotide window CGTTTGTCATCGCTCCCGCGTCGCGCTCGCCCGCTGGCCGCTCGTCCTCGTCGTGGCCGTTTTCGGCCTCGTCGATGGCGTCCTCGATGATCGAATCCATTTGTCTTCGAGTGGCGGAGGCCGCCTATTTATCTTTCCCCTTTCCGCTCGCAGCGCCGTCGAGCGGAAAGCGCCGCTCGCGCTTCTCGTGGACGGCCATCGGTTCGATGGTCCGCCCGTCGACGGCCACGGGTTCACCGTCGGCGAGACGGCCGAATTTCGGTCCTTCGGGAACGTCGAGCGTCCGCGCCTTCACCGGCGAGAACGCCCGCTCGTGCGCGACGACCGCTCCTTCCACCCGCTCGACCGTCTCGTATTTCTCGTCCAGGAGAGCGACGAGCGCGTCGATGACCGATGTCCGTCCGGCGTCGTCGAGCAGCGCGCGCTCGCCAAGGCGCGTGCCCGACTGTTCGGTCTCGAACGCGAGCGCGTGGCGCTCGACGCTCTCGCGCACCCTCTCGGCATCGATCCCTTCCACCTCGGCGAGGAGGGCACTCGGCAGCGTCCAGCGCTCGACGTTCTCGACCGACGTCTCCGCCGCGGGTGCGCCGAATCGGAGTCCGTCGTCGACGGTCGTGACCCGCCGCTCGGCTGCTGCTGCGGTATCGAGCGGGATGCCTGTCGTTTCGCGCAGCCACGTCTCGCTCACGAGTTCGTAGCCGAGCTCCGTGATCGTGTCTTCGAGCGCGGGTCGCACACCCTCGACGAGCGCGCGCTCGGCACCGCTTCGCTCGAAGGCGCGGCGGATCACGTTCTCGTCGATGGCTCCCATCGCGTCGAGCGCCCAGCCCGCGCCGATGTGACCGACGGCCCAGTCGGTCTCGCGAACGACGCGCTCGAAGCGCGGGACGTAGTGGCCACCGCCGAACCCCACGATCTGGCGCTCGCGATCGGGAGGGACCTCGCGCAGGTCCAGGATGGCACGGGCGACCGCGCGTGCGCCCTCGGGATCGTCCCACTCCGATTCGGCGCTGCCCAGTTCGACGAACAGCGACGGTGCACCGACGTCGGTGGGGCCGTGGTGGGTGCACTCCGTGCCGACGTCGTAGTTCGCGGGTGCGTAGTCTGCGAGCGCGTCGAGCACCGCCGAATGGGCGTTCGGTGCCGCTTCGGCGAATTCCCCTTCCTCCCCACCGGCCTCGGCGGGGCCGAAGTTGCCCGTGTGGTGGGCGGTG belongs to Halococcus qingdaonensis and includes:
- a CDS encoding D-aminoacyl-tRNA deacylase, with amino-acid sequence MAGSLAIVVSRADAASTNIAARLRECIDWEHDTDDSRPDAEGGGTVYRAPGIELREFDALHLDLVNVAETFTDPRLIVFASKHAGDTGRFLTAHHTGNFGPAEAGGEEGEFAEAAPNAHSAVLDALADYAPANYDVGTECTHHGPTDVGAPSLFVELGSAESEWDDPEGARAVARAILDLREVPPDRERQIVGFGGGHYVPRFERVVRETDWAVGHIGAGWALDAMGAIDENVIRRAFERSGAERALVEGVRPALEDTITELGYELVSETWLRETTGIPLDTAAAAERRVTTVDDGLRFGAPAAETSVENVERWTLPSALLAEVEGIDAERVRESVERHALAFETEQSGTRLGERALLDDAGRTSVIDALVALLDEKYETVERVEGAVVAHERAFSPVKARTLDVPEGPKFGRLADGEPVAVDGRTIEPMAVHEKRERRFPLDGAASGKGKDK